One Symphalangus syndactylus isolate Jambi chromosome 9, NHGRI_mSymSyn1-v2.1_pri, whole genome shotgun sequence DNA segment encodes these proteins:
- the LOC129490518 gene encoding LOW QUALITY PROTEIN: argininosuccinate synthase-like (The sequence of the model RefSeq protein was modified relative to this genomic sequence to represent the inferred CDS: inserted 2 bases in 1 codon): MSSKGSVVLAYSGGLDTSCILVWLKEQGYDVIAHLANISQKEDFEEARKKALKLGAKKPXKDVSREFVEEFIWPAIQSSALYEDRYLLGTSLARPCIARKQVEIAQREGAKYVSHGATGKGNDQVRFELTCYSLDPQIKVIAPWRMPEFYNRVKGRNDLIEYAKQHGITIPVTPKNPWSMDENLMHISYEAGILENPKNQAPPGLYTKTQDPAKAPNTPDILEIEFKKGVPVKVTNVKDGTTHQTSLELFMYLNEAAGKPGVGRIDIVENRSIGMKSRRIYETPAGTIVYHAHLDIEDFTMGQEVRKIKQDLGLKFAELVYTGFWHSPECEFVRHCIAKSQERVEGKVQVSVLKGQVYILGRESPLCLYNEELVSMNVQGDYEQTDATGFININSLRLEEYHCLQSKVTAK; the protein is encoded by the exons ATGTCCAGCAAAGGCTCCGTGGTTCTGGCCTACAGTGGCGGCCTGGACACCTCGTGCATCCTCGTGTGGCTGAAGGAACAAGGCTATGACGTCATTGCCCATCTGGCCAACATTAGCCAGAAGGAAGACTTCGAGGAAGCCAGGAAGAAGGCACTGAAGCTTGGGGCCAAAAAGCC CAAGGATGTCAGCAGGGAGTTTGTGGAGGAGTTCATCTGGCCGGCCATCCAGTCCAGCGCACTGTATGAGGACCGCTACCTCCTGGGCACCTCTCTCGCCAGGCCTTGCATCGCCCGCAAACAAGTGGAAATCGCCCAGCGGGAGGGGGCCAAGTATGTGTCCCACGGCGCCACGGGAAAGGGGAACGATCAGGTCCGGTTTGAGCTCACCTGCTACTCGCTGGACCCCCAGATAAAGGTCATTGCTCCTTGGAGGATGCCCGAATTCTACAACCGGGTCAAGGGCCGCAATGACCTGATAGAATACGCAAAGCAACACGGGATTACCATCCCGGTCACTCCCAAGAACCCGTGGAGCATGGATGAGAACCTCATGCACATCAGCTACGAGGCTGGAATCCTGGAGAACCCCAAGAACCAAGCGCCTCCAGGTCTCTACACGAAGACCCAGGACCCAGCCAAAGCCCCCAACACCCCTGACATTCTCGAGATCGAGTTCAAAAAAGGGGTCCCTGTGAAGGTGACCAACGTCAAGGATGGCACCACCCACCAGACCTCCTTGGAGCTCTTCATGTACCTGAACGAAGCCGCGGGCAAGCCCGGCGTGGGCCGTATTGACATCGTGGAGAACCGCTCCATTGGAATGAAGTCCCGACGTATCTACGAGACCCCAGCAGGCACTATCGTTTACCATGCTCATTTAGACATCGAGGACTTCACCATGGGCCAGGAAGTGCGCAAAATCAAACAAGACCTGGGCTTGAAATTTGCTGAGCTGGTGTATACTGGTTTCTGGCACAGCCCTGAGTGTGAATTTGTCCGCCACTGCATTGCCAAGTCCCAGGAGCGAGTGGAAGGGAAAGTGCAGGTGTCCGTCCTCAAGGGTCAGGTGTACATCCTCGGCCGGGAGTCCCCACTGTGTCTCTACAACGAGGAGCTGGTAAGCATGAACGTGCAGGGTGATTATGAACAAACTGATGCCACCGGGTTCATCAACATCAATTCCCTCAGGCTGGAGGAATATCATTGTCTCCAGAGCAAGGTCACTGCCAAATAG